A window from Primulina huaijiensis isolate GDHJ02 chromosome 13, ASM1229523v2, whole genome shotgun sequence encodes these proteins:
- the LOC140991040 gene encoding putative late blight resistance protein homolog R1A-3, with amino-acid sequence MAHAALVSLARTLEQIQCQDQFDSLFCSKNYKESLYQNVESLLNFLEDFPEKYAPSIRSFEKDIRDAAHKLEDLIESYITLTGTVLPGLGDNEERYSLVQILDTHIGDVESLIEYVDSIMEVATKVKSICTADLSTSTHTSSSASGSSRRAPSGPEAMVGVNDDFIKIKDRVTNDELNLRFIPIFGTGGIGKTTLARNVYEDPFVEKHFDVRFWLTVTQEYHILKILQGLLPKQEPLEELVKKMSELKRKWEESVKNSTELEGKSKEWEPVEEFIELVYKSLKHRRYLIVLDDMWHGEVWDRIRRAFPDDNNGSRVIITTRLSDVAAAVDSSSTLHQMQYLNENQSWTLLREKVYGQEECPLELEEVGNIIARNCKGLPLTIVVISGLLKANKTKDYWDSVAKNINEAISTNDDDFFAMLSLSYENLPHHLKACFLYMGVFPEDHMIPIKKLVKLWVAEGFLKPARLKSLEEIAEEYLEDLVNRSLVLVTKKRSNGKIRFCSIHDVLREFSIQKGQEEKFLQHYRYGYTDKYNLAEIPNMQRRLIINTPGVDSLPDGIYESPLRSLVYFSPYTIGFTWFTSKFLLLRVVDGLKIKSKGFPDEILNLVNLRYLAFTYKYTKTCYIPAAISKLKNLETIIVKKKDIYTSRIYYLFMPSEVWKMPQLRHVVVYNMVIMPVPDCEELGESYSVLHNLKTLHVTYLEFTTEVIEGLPNLKKLRVKYPWPKPELWPMFYINNLVYLHQLEELNFELGAVGFEPNISRFPQNLKKLTLKGSRIPWEKMSIVVSMPNLEVLKLMKESFIGREWKITEEFSSLKHLEMESMDLEDWIVESDHFPCLERLIIRLCDKLKEVPESIGDITTLKKLTVKKCNLDVEESVRKLQEQQRGLGNDDLIVHIVSIPSSSDLKKKKF; translated from the exons ATGGCACATGCTGCACTTGTTTCACTTGCTCGAACACTGGAACAGATCCAGTGTCAAGATCAATTTGACAGTCTTTTTTGTAGCAAAAACTATAAAGAATCGCTGTATCAAAACGTCGAGAGTTTGCTAAATTTTCTTGAAGATTTTCCAGAGAAATATGCCCCAAGTATTCGTTCCTTTGAAAAAGACATCAGAGATGCTGCCCACAAGTTGGAAGATTTAATCGAAAGCTACATCACCCTCACGGGGACGGTTCTTCCAGGATTGGGAGACAATGAAGAACGTTATTCTTTGGTCCAAATATTGGACACACATATTGGAGATGTCGAGTCTTTGATAGAATATGTTGATTCAATTATGGAAGTTGCAACAAAGGTAAAGAGCATCTGCACAGCAGATTTGTCAACGAGTACGCACACTTCTTCATCAGCCTCTGGTTCATCAAGACGCGCACCAAGTGGACCAGAAGCCATGGTTGGAGTTAACGATGACTTTATTAAGATCAAGGACCGAGTCACCAATGACGAGCTGAATCTCCGCTTCATACCCATTTTTGGGACTGGAGGAATAGGAAAGACAACTTTGGCAAGAAACGTTTACGAAGATCCTTTCGTTGAAAAACACTTTGATGTTCGTTTCTGGTTGACGGTTACTCAAGAATATCATATACTAAAGATTCTTCAAGGTCTCCTTCCCAAGCAAGAACCATTGGAGGAACTTGTCAAAAAGATGAGTGAACTTAAAAGAAAATGGGAGGAAAGCGTCAAAAATTCGACCGAACTTGAAGGAAAGTCGAAGGAATGGGAACCTGTCGAAGAGTTTATTGAACTTGTGTACAAAAGTTTGAAACATAGGAGATATCTAATTGTATTGGATGATATGTGGCATGGTGAAGTCTGGGATAGGATAAGAAGAGCATTCCCCGACGACAATAATGGTAGTCGTGTCATCATCACTACAAG GTTGTCAGACGTCGCTGCAGCAGTTGATTCTTCCAGCACTCTTCATCAAATGCAATATTTGAACGAGAATCAAAGTTGGACCTTGCTTCGGGAGAAGGTTTATGGACAAGAAGAATGTCCTCTAGAATTAGAAGAAGTTGGAAATATCATTGCAAGAAACTGCAAAGGACTCCCCCTCACGATTGTGGTGATCTCAGGACTACTCAAGGCCAATAAGACAAAAGATTATTGGGATAGTGTGGCTAAAAATATTAACGAAGCAATATCTACAAACGATGATGATTTCTTCGCCATGTTGTCGTTGAGTTACGAAAATCTTCCTCATCATCTGAAAGCATGTTTTCTGTATATGGGAGTCTTCCCAGAAGATCATATGATACCCATTAAAAAACTCGTTAAGTTATGGGTTGCTGAGGGATTTCTAAAACCGGCAAGATTGAAAAGTTTGGAAGAGATAGCAGAGGAGTATTTGGAGGATCTTGTTAATAGAAGTCTTGTTTTGGTCACTAAAAAGAGGTCCAATGGCAAAATCAGATTTTGTAGCATACATGATGTCTTGAGGGAGTTTAGCATACAAAAGGGCCAAGAAGAAAAGTTTCTTCAACACTACAGATATGGGTATACTGATAAATATAATTTAGCAGAGATCCCAAATATGCAGCGTCGATTGATAATTAATACCCCCGGTGTGGACTCCTTGCCAGATGGTATTTACGAATCACCTCTCCGTTCTCTTGTATATTTTTCTCCCTACACCATAGGCTTTACGTGGTTCACTTCGAAGTTTTTGCTACTCAGAGTGGTTGATGGACTGAAGATAAAGTCCAAAGGTTTCCCTGATGAAATACTCAACCTAGTGAATCTGAGGTACCTTGCTTTCACTTATAAATACACCAAAACATGCTACATTCCTGCTGCAATCTCCAAACTCAAGAATCTTGAAACCATAATCGTTAAGAAAAAAGATATATACACTTCTCGGATATACTACCTGTTTATGCCATCGGAGGTATGGAAGATGCCACAGTTGAGACATGTTGTTGTGTACAACATGGTCATCATGCCCGTTCCAGACTGCGAAGAACTTGGTGAAAGTTATTCTGTTCTACATAACTTGAAAACTCTTCACGTAACATATTTAGAGTTCACCACGGAAGTGATTGAAGGTCTTCCGAATCTAAAGAAATTGAGGGTCAAATACCCTTGGCCCAAACCTGAACTCTGGCCAATGTTCTACATCAACAATCTTGTCTACCTACACCAACTTGAAGAGTTGAATTTTGAGTTGGGTGCGGTCGGTTTTGAGCCGAATATTTCCAGATTCCCTCAAAATCTTAAAAAGTTAACTTTGAAAGGTTCCCGAATTCCATGGGAAAAGATGTCCATTgttgtttccatgccaaatctTGAGGTGTTGAAATTGATGAAAGAATCCTTTATAGGAAGAGAATGGAAAATAACAGAAGAGTTCTCAAGCTTAAAGCACCTAGAAATGGAATCAATGGACCTGGAGGATTGGATTGTTGAAAGTGATCATTTTCCATGCCTCGAGAGGTTGATCATTCGATTGTGTGACAAACTGAAAGAGGTTCCAGAAAGCATTGGAGATATAACAACACTTAAGAAGTTGACTGTCAAGAAATGCAATCTTGATGTGGAGGAGTCTGTGAGGAAACTACAAGAGCAACAACGAGGTCTAGGCAATGATGACCTTATAGTTCACATTGTCTCTATACCTTCATCTTCAGATCTGAAAAAGAAGAAGTTTTAG
- the LOC140990942 gene encoding E3 ubiquitin-protein ligase UPL4-like, whose protein sequence is MEYIILIVDATTKSGISRQMEAFKSGFDQVLSVQHLKVFIEGELELILCGEHALWNSGELLDHIKFDHGYTISSPPIVDLLEIMREFNRGQQRAFLQFVTAPPRLPTGGLASLNPKLTIVRKHCVKWIDADLPSVMTCAKYMKLPPYSTKKVMKEKLLYAITEEQGSFHLS, encoded by the exons ATG GAATATATCATCCTCATAGTTGATGCTACAACAAAGTCTGGAATTTCGAGACAAATGGAAGCATTTAAGTCAGGTTTTGATCAG GTTTTATCTGTCCAGCATCTTAAAGTTTTCATTGAAGGAGAATTGGAACTCATACTGTGCGGAGAACATGCACTATGGAAT TCGGGTGAACTTTTGGATCACATCAAATTCGACCATGGATACACAATCAGTAGTCCCCCAATCGTCGAT TTGCTTGAAATCATGCGAGAGTTCAACCGTGGGCAGCAACGAGCATTCTTGCAGTTTGTGACTGCTCCACCCCGCCTTCCTACTGGGGGCTTGGCTTCTCTCAACCCAAAACTGACCATAGTTCGGAAG CATTGTGTCAAGTGGATTGACGCCGACTTACCAAGTGTGATGACCTGTGCAAAATATATGAAGCTCCCACCTTATTCAACAAAA AAAGTTATGAAAGAGAAGCTGCTATACGCCATAACCGAAGAGCAGGGATCGTTCCACCTCTCGTAA
- the LOC140990826 gene encoding uncharacterized protein: MTPENALKPSRALNGVHGVHLIPHSPFSFQEIKQGDFNKLSHGTFNFWGDPRLNMQKVWQQRSACLRPINCCLNGDRNLAERVVNVLTSLPFIFLGINAPRKNLNCKLYANSLIGVGVASSLYHASRGKLRKYLRWADYTMIATATVCLSRALRDENPKLLMAASALCLPVQPLMVSAVHTGLMEVAFAKRAFQDPDLRMAHNVHKMSSLLGGALFIADDIFTETPFLHAGWHLAAAVGVGTCNKLLE, encoded by the exons ATGACTCCCGAGAATGCATTGAAACCTAGCAGGGCCTTAAACGGAGTGCATGGAGTGCATTTGATACCTCACTCACCATTTTCGTTCCAAGAGATAAAACAGGGGGATTTTAATAAGTTATCTCATGGAACTTTCAACTTTTGGGGTGATCCACGGCTAAACATGCA GAAAGTTTGGCAGCAACGATCTGCTTGTCTGAGGCCCATCAATTGCTGTCTTAATG GTGACAGGAACCTTGCCGAAAGAGTTGTTAATGTGCTTACTTCACTTCCTTTTATTTTCCTTGGGATCAATGCACCAAG GAAAAACCTTAACTGTAAACTCTATGCCAATTCTTTGATCGGAGTGGGTGTTGCCTCCAGTTTGTATCATGCTTCAAGGGGGAAATTGAGGAAGTATCTAAGATGGGCTGACTACACAATGATAGCCACAGCAACGGTG TGCCTGTCAAGAGCACTTCGTGATGAAAACCCCAAGTTGCTGATGGCTGCATCAGCCTTATGTTTACCAGTGCAGCCTTTGATGGTTTCAGCAGTTCACACAGGGCTGATGGAG GTCGCATTTGCAAAGAGAGCATTTCAAGATCCAGATCTGAGGATGGCCCATAATGTGCATAAGATGTCTTCTTTGTTAGGTGGTGCACTTTTCATTGCAGATGACATATTCACTGAAACTCCATTTCTGCACGCTGGTTGGCATCTTGCAGCTGCTGTTGGAGTTGGCACTTGCAACAAGCTCTTGGAGTAA
- the LOC140991849 gene encoding E3 ubiquitin-protein ligase RSL1-like — MEIKSHLWEINKNEVYEEHSTNRISTKNLHNYPSEINHRRGGVFVQEKIKGSEFMEEPSISLFCDDSYLCLLSNCSGEESANTGTLMSDEKFAEELKFQETLMASFITSNTHPKDSSPKNYKETGESSKSFCEICAERRENDQMFPIQNCCDICCITCITRYIAANITKMGNVSRENSAKLTCPVGLHCKGILEIDRCREIVPKYLISMWDDAICESMLDASQKFYCPYKDCSSLMVNNSGEVIREAECLSCRRLLCVQCNVPWHSGVGCHEFKGLDSSERGTEDLLVHQLAKDNKWQRCPRCKFFVEKSEGCLHMTCRCGFQFCYACGGTWTSTHGGCR, encoded by the exons ATGGAAATCAAGAGCCACTTATGGGAAATTAACAAAAATGAAGTGTACGAGGAACACTCGACAAATCGCATATCAACTAAAAATCTACATAATTACCCTTCAGAAATAAACCACCGCCGGGGCGGGGTATTTGTGCAGGAAAAAATTAAAGGGTCTGAATTCATGGAAGAACCCTCCATTTCTCTCTTCTGTGATGACTCTTATCTTTGTTTGCTCTCCAACTGCAGCGGAGAAGAATCTGCTAACACTGGAACTCTAATGTCGGATGAGAAATTTGCAGAAGAACTTAAGTTCCAAGAAACTTTAATGGCTTCGTTCATCACCTCCAACACACACCCGAAAGATTCATCACcaaaaaattacaaagaaaCTGGTGAATCTTCCAAATCTTTCTGCGAAATATGCGCCGAAAGAAGAGAGAACGATCAAATGTTCCCGATCCAGAACTGCTGCGACATCTGCTGCATCACGTGTATCACCAGATATATCGCCGCAAACATCACTAAAATGGGCAATGTCAGCCGAGAAAACTCCGCCAAGCTAACGTGCCCGGTCGGCTTACATTGCAAAGGGATTCTCGAAATCGATAGATGCAGGGAAATTGTTCCCAAGTATCTAATTTCTATGTGGGATGATGCCATATGCGAATCCATGCTCGATGCTTCCCAGAAATTCTACTGCCCATATAAAGATTGTTCATCTTTGATGGTAAATAATAGCGGAGAAGTGATCAGGGAGGCGGAATGCCTCTCATGCAGGAGATTGTTGTGCGTGCAGTGTAATGTGCCGTGGCATTCCGGAGTCGGATGCCACGAATTTAAGGGGCTGGATTCGAGCGAAAGAGGGACGGAGGATTTACTGGTGCATCAGCTTGCTAAGGATAATAAATGGCAGAGGTGCCCTAGATGCAAGTTCTTTGTGGAGAAAAGTGAAGGATGCTTGCATATGACTTGCAG GTGTGGATTTCAATTTTGCTATGCATGTGGAGGAACTTGGACTTCGACTCATGGTGGTTGCAGATGA